A single region of the Novosphingobium sp. SL115 genome encodes:
- the ftsZ gene encoding cell division protein FtsZ translates to MSINIGPPAIDELRPRITVIGVGGAGGNAIANMINAKIEGVDFVVVNTDAQALNNSIAEHRIQLGPDITQGLGAGARPEVGRAAAEETIEDLERSLEGVHMLFIAAGMGGGTGTGAAPVIAEAARRKGVLTVGVVTKPFLFEGTRRMRAAESGIEELQKHVDTLIVIPNQNLFLVAKAETTFKEAFQLADEVLQQGVRSITDLMVMPGLINLDFADVRSVMGEMGKAMMGTGEGEGPNRALEAAERAIANPLLDGVSMQGAKGVIISIIGGDDMKLLEVDEAANHIRELVDPNANIIWGSAFNPNLGGKIRVSVVATGIEQSVEQAEVAARPVSIPSAARGPAVPSAAPAAPVIAQPAAPEPAPQAWTPAVEQVQPVQPAAPQPEPLDLTLDLSSAQEASAPPASDELLLGSLEAPTEATPASEPVMPRLGRTEEAPAAKPGAGSTLFERMANLSRGSRADDESDEGASLNIPRFLGRQNNQ, encoded by the coding sequence ATGAGCATCAACATCGGACCGCCGGCAATTGACGAACTTCGTCCCCGGATCACGGTGATCGGGGTTGGCGGCGCAGGCGGCAATGCCATCGCGAACATGATTAACGCCAAGATCGAAGGCGTCGATTTCGTCGTCGTCAATACCGATGCTCAGGCGCTTAATAATTCCATCGCTGAACACCGCATCCAGCTTGGCCCTGATATCACGCAGGGTCTTGGTGCCGGTGCTCGCCCCGAAGTGGGCCGTGCGGCTGCGGAAGAAACCATCGAAGATCTCGAACGGTCGCTGGAAGGCGTCCACATGCTGTTCATCGCCGCAGGCATGGGTGGCGGCACTGGCACTGGCGCTGCGCCTGTGATCGCAGAAGCAGCGCGCCGCAAGGGTGTGTTGACGGTGGGCGTGGTCACCAAGCCGTTCCTGTTCGAAGGCACGCGCCGCATGCGCGCGGCAGAAAGCGGGATCGAGGAACTGCAGAAGCACGTCGATACGCTGATCGTCATTCCAAACCAGAACCTTTTCCTGGTGGCAAAGGCGGAAACCACGTTCAAGGAAGCGTTCCAGCTTGCCGACGAAGTTCTGCAGCAGGGTGTGCGGTCGATCACCGATCTCATGGTCATGCCCGGACTCATCAACCTCGACTTTGCCGACGTGCGTTCGGTCATGGGTGAAATGGGCAAGGCGATGATGGGCACGGGTGAGGGTGAAGGCCCCAACCGCGCGCTGGAAGCCGCTGAACGCGCTATTGCTAACCCGCTGCTTGATGGCGTGTCTATGCAGGGTGCCAAGGGTGTCATCATCTCGATCATCGGCGGCGACGACATGAAGCTGCTTGAGGTTGACGAAGCGGCAAACCACATTCGCGAACTGGTTGATCCCAACGCCAACATCATCTGGGGTTCGGCGTTCAACCCCAATCTTGGTGGCAAGATTCGGGTGTCGGTTGTCGCCACGGGTATCGAACAAAGCGTCGAACAGGCCGAAGTGGCTGCGCGCCCGGTATCGATCCCCTCGGCAGCGCGCGGACCTGCTGTGCCTTCGGCGGCTCCAGCTGCTCCGGTGATCGCTCAGCCTGCTGCGCCAGAACCGGCACCGCAAGCATGGACCCCGGCTGTGGAACAGGTTCAGCCGGTGCAGCCTGCTGCTCCCCAGCCTGAACCGCTTGATCTTACCCTGGATCTTTCCTCGGCACAGGAAGCTTCTGCCCCCCCGGCCAGCGATGAACTGCTGTTGGGTAGTCTTGAAGCGCCAACGGAGGCCACGCCTGCATCGGAACCTGTGATGCCGCGTCTGGGCCGCACCGAAGAAGCCCCTGCGGCAAAGCCGGGCGCCGGCAGCACCTTGTTTGAACGCATGGCAAACCTTTCGCGGGGCAGCCGGGCGGATGATGAAAGCGATGAGGGAGCCTCGCTCAACATCCCGCGCTTCCTCGGTCGTCAGAATAACCAGTAA
- the murC gene encoding UDP-N-acetylmuramate--L-alanine ligase, whose protein sequence is MKGVGTEIGTIHFVGIGGIGMSGIAEVMHNMGYSVQGSDMAESYVVEGLRSRGIKVMIGQAAENVAGVAVVVTSTAVKRDNPEVVAALEGRIPVVRRAEMLAELMRLKSTVAVAGTHGKTTTTSMIACLLDAGGVDPTVINGGIINSYGSNARLGDSDWMVVEADESDGSFLRLDGTLAVVTNIDPEHLDHYGSFDKVKSAFVEFIENVPFYGAAMLCIDHPEVQAIIPKVRDRRVVTYGFSAQADVRGENVTPIPGGNRFTAVLRQRDGSFRRIEGIELPMPGRHNVQNALAAVAVAVEMGVSDDLIRGGFGKFGGVKRRFTKVGEVDGITVIDDYGHHPVEIRAVLAAAREGVQGRVIAVAQPHRFTRLRDHMEDFQGAFNDADVVYAAPVYAAGELPIDGVDSAAMVEGIKARGHRSAHLVSGADALAKELASVAQTGDMIVCLGAGDITKWAAGLAEAIARERGQG, encoded by the coding sequence ATGAAGGGTGTTGGCACTGAAATCGGCACGATCCACTTTGTCGGCATCGGCGGCATCGGCATGTCGGGCATTGCCGAAGTCATGCACAACATGGGCTATTCCGTGCAGGGGTCGGACATGGCGGAAAGCTATGTCGTCGAAGGCCTGCGCAGCCGTGGCATCAAGGTGATGATCGGACAAGCGGCGGAAAACGTGGCTGGCGTTGCCGTGGTGGTGACTTCTACTGCCGTAAAGCGCGACAACCCCGAAGTTGTCGCCGCGCTGGAAGGCCGCATTCCCGTGGTGCGCCGTGCCGAAATGCTGGCCGAACTGATGCGCCTGAAAAGCACCGTTGCGGTGGCGGGCACCCATGGCAAGACCACGACCACATCGATGATCGCCTGCCTGCTGGATGCGGGCGGGGTGGACCCCACGGTGATCAATGGCGGCATCATCAATTCCTACGGCTCCAACGCACGTCTGGGTGACAGCGACTGGATGGTGGTGGAGGCGGACGAAAGCGACGGTTCGTTCCTGCGTCTGGATGGCACGCTGGCGGTTGTCACCAATATCGATCCCGAACACCTTGACCACTATGGCAGCTTTGACAAAGTGAAGTCTGCCTTTGTCGAATTCATTGAAAATGTGCCGTTTTATGGCGCGGCCATGCTGTGCATCGATCATCCTGAAGTGCAGGCGATCATCCCCAAGGTGCGCGACCGCCGCGTGGTGACATATGGTTTCTCGGCACAGGCCGACGTGCGCGGGGAAAACGTGACGCCAATTCCCGGCGGCAACCGCTTTACCGCCGTGCTGCGCCAGCGTGATGGTTCGTTCCGCCGCATCGAAGGCATCGAATTGCCGATGCCGGGCCGCCACAACGTGCAGAACGCACTGGCCGCTGTGGCCGTGGCTGTGGAAATGGGCGTTTCGGACGATCTGATCCGGGGCGGCTTTGGCAAGTTCGGCGGGGTCAAGCGGCGCTTTACCAAGGTTGGTGAAGTGGACGGCATCACCGTAATCGACGATTACGGGCATCATCCGGTCGAAATTCGCGCTGTTCTGGCCGCTGCGCGCGAGGGCGTGCAGGGGCGCGTGATTGCCGTGGCGCAGCCGCATCGCTTCACCCGCCTGCGCGACCACATGGAAGACTTCCAGGGCGCGTTCAACGATGCCGACGTGGTCTATGCCGCACCGGTCTATGCCGCGGGTGAACTGCCGATTGATGGCGTTGACAGCGCGGCGATGGTCGAAGGCATCAAGGCACGTGGCCACCGCAGCGCGCATCTTGTCAGCGGCGCGGATGCATTGGCCAAAGAACTGGCGAGTGTGGCGCAAACGGGCGACATGATCGTGTGTCTTGGCGCGGGCGACATCACCAAATGGGCGGCAGGTCTGGCCGAAGCGATCGCGCGCGAAAGGGGACAGGGGTGA
- the murB gene encoding UDP-N-acetylmuramate dehydrogenase — protein sequence MGGRSGRSDRARKGTGVTTTALPLVRGKLTQNAPLAPLVWFKSGGTADWLFEPKDVADLQDFLAGLAPDVPVMALGLGSNLIVRDGGVPGVVIRLGKAFAKVERVDAVTLNCGGGASGILVSSTARDNGIAGLEFLRSIPGTVGGFVRMNGGAYGREVKDILIDCDVVIRSGEIVTLPLSELGYTYRHSDLVDGCIVVAARFRGEPGDADAIQTEMDRISAAREASQPLRSKTGGSTFKNPDGGKAWELVDKAGCRGLAMGGAQVSEKHTNFLINTGTATSAEIEGLGDEVRRRVKDHSGVDLEWEIKRIGRP from the coding sequence ATGGGCGGCAGGTCTGGCCGAAGCGATCGCGCGCGAAAGGGGACAGGGGTGACGACCACCGCGCTGCCGCTGGTTCGCGGCAAACTGACTCAAAATGCACCGCTCGCTCCGCTGGTATGGTTCAAGTCCGGCGGCACGGCTGACTGGCTGTTCGAACCCAAGGACGTGGCCGATCTTCAGGACTTTCTGGCAGGTCTTGCGCCCGATGTGCCGGTCATGGCGCTGGGGCTGGGATCCAACCTGATCGTGCGTGATGGCGGCGTGCCGGGTGTGGTGATCCGTCTGGGCAAGGCTTTTGCCAAAGTTGAACGGGTGGACGCCGTGACGTTGAATTGCGGGGGCGGGGCCAGCGGTATTCTGGTGTCCTCCACCGCGCGCGACAACGGTATTGCCGGACTGGAATTTCTTCGCTCGATCCCCGGCACGGTCGGCGGCTTCGTGCGGATGAACGGCGGCGCCTATGGGCGGGAGGTCAAGGATATCCTGATCGATTGCGACGTGGTGATCCGTTCGGGCGAAATCGTCACGCTGCCGCTGTCGGAACTGGGCTATACCTATCGCCATTCCGATCTTGTCGATGGCTGCATCGTTGTGGCCGCGCGTTTTCGCGGTGAGCCGGGCGATGCGGATGCCATCCAGACCGAAATGGACCGCATCAGTGCCGCGCGCGAGGCATCGCAGCCACTGCGCAGCAAGACCGGCGGTTCCACCTTCAAGAACCCGGATGGCGGGAAGGCATGGGAACTGGTTGACAAGGCCGGGTGCCGGGGGCTGGCCATGGGTGGCGCACAAGTCAGCGAAAAGCACACCAATTTCCTGATCAACACCGGCACGGCGACCAGTGCCGAGATTGAAGGTTTGGGCGATGAGGTTCGGCGCCGGGTGAAAGACCACTCTGGTGTGGACCTTGAATGGGAAATCAAAAGGATAGGCAGGCCGTGA
- the ftsA gene encoding cell division protein FtsA: MATPRISKVFAAVNIGSFRVSAMIAGLSETGEMVVMGSGHRAAQGIKRGYVTDMQAATHSVRDAIERAEKMANIGIQKVWIGCSGAGLASTTARIEVDIGGRRIEQDDIEHLLVAGREVIQPDGRTVLHAQPAHYTLDGAHGVPNPKGLHAERLAVDIHVMLADGAPVRNITEAVQNAHLDVETVVGSPVAAGHACLTPEERELGVALVEFGAEVTTVSVHAAGMLLGMQVIQYGSGDITDAIASAFGIRRYQAERLKCMSGSAIASPADHREMIPVNAPGDPEGGPVARHADDKNRIPRAELISVITQQLGFFSEEVSKALKALGFVGQTGQQVVLTGGGAQLPGLADYAQSALGRPVRIGSPPTMLGLPPGHATPSSSTLVGLVLFAAADPVDIRAIGPAYTPTVSYKGAKLASRLLRAVKDYF; this comes from the coding sequence ATGGCAACCCCGCGCATCTCGAAGGTTTTTGCCGCCGTCAACATCGGCTCGTTCCGGGTATCCGCGATGATTGCCGGGCTTTCCGAAACCGGTGAAATGGTGGTCATGGGATCTGGCCATCGTGCTGCGCAAGGGATCAAGCGCGGCTATGTCACTGATATGCAGGCTGCCACCCATTCGGTGCGCGATGCGATTGAACGCGCTGAAAAGATGGCGAACATCGGCATCCAAAAGGTGTGGATCGGTTGTTCCGGGGCAGGCCTTGCCAGCACCACCGCGCGGATTGAGGTCGATATCGGCGGACGCCGGATCGAACAGGATGATATCGAACATCTGCTGGTTGCCGGGCGGGAAGTGATTCAGCCCGATGGCCGCACCGTGCTGCACGCCCAGCCTGCGCATTATACGCTGGATGGCGCGCATGGCGTGCCCAACCCTAAGGGGCTACATGCTGAACGGCTGGCCGTGGATATCCATGTCATGTTGGCTGATGGCGCGCCAGTGCGGAACATTACCGAAGCGGTGCAGAATGCGCACCTCGACGTGGAAACTGTAGTTGGATCGCCCGTTGCGGCCGGGCACGCCTGTCTTACTCCGGAAGAGCGTGAACTGGGCGTTGCACTGGTCGAATTCGGCGCAGAGGTGACGACCGTTTCCGTCCATGCGGCAGGTATGCTTCTGGGCATGCAGGTCATCCAGTATGGTTCGGGCGATATTACCGACGCCATCGCATCGGCCTTTGGTATCCGCCGCTATCAGGCAGAGCGGCTGAAATGCATGTCGGGATCGGCCATCGCCAGCCCTGCCGACCATCGTGAGATGATCCCGGTCAACGCCCCGGGGGATCCTGAAGGCGGTCCGGTGGCGCGCCATGCGGATGACAAGAATCGTATTCCGCGTGCGGAATTGATCTCGGTGATTACGCAGCAACTGGGCTTCTTCTCTGAAGAAGTGTCAAAAGCGTTGAAGGCGCTGGGTTTTGTCGGACAAACTGGGCAACAGGTGGTGTTGACCGGGGGCGGGGCGCAATTGCCCGGCCTTGCCGACTATGCCCAATCCGCGCTGGGCAGGCCGGTAAGGATCGGTTCACCGCCGACGATGCTGGGCCTGCCGCCGGGACATGCAACACCCAGTTCATCGACCTTGGTTGGCTTGGTCCTTTTCGCCGCGGCCGACCCGGTGGACATTCGCGCCATTGGGCCGGCCTACACACCCACCGTCTCCTACAAGGGAGCGAAGCTGGCGAGTCGGCTGTTGCGAGCGGTTAAGGACTATTTCTGA
- a CDS encoding cell division protein FtsQ/DivIB yields the protein MGQTIKRGGKGVRRAAASRTTQRKVQTARQQTGSIVDSVMRWVPFSDETLHRILMTVILGVAVALVWIVAAMAGVPALVSEQASMVASSAGFKVSHLEVRGVNRMNELKIYEKILGQNDRAMTTLDLAALRDELNELSWVKDARVSRKLPDTLVIDIVERAPHAVLKKADRLVLIDETGAELEPVRKDRAKGMLVLEGMGVGQRVQDLGHLLDAAPALKPQVAGAEWVGNRRWNLTFKSGQVLALPEGDERSAGALLSFARMDGVNRLLGGKVAAFDMRAPDRIYMRVPGHAEEVAEEKRAAEQTKAEAKKLAAAAKPSVED from the coding sequence ATGGGGCAGACGATCAAGCGAGGCGGAAAGGGTGTGCGGCGTGCGGCGGCTTCGCGCACGACGCAGCGCAAGGTTCAGACTGCGCGCCAGCAAACCGGCTCTATCGTCGACAGCGTGATGCGCTGGGTGCCGTTCAGCGATGAAACCCTGCACCGCATCTTGATGACGGTGATTCTGGGGGTTGCGGTGGCATTGGTGTGGATAGTCGCTGCCATGGCAGGGGTCCCCGCGCTGGTATCAGAACAGGCATCAATGGTTGCGTCCAGTGCCGGGTTTAAGGTCAGCCATCTTGAAGTTCGCGGCGTCAACCGCATGAACGAATTGAAGATATACGAAAAGATCCTCGGCCAGAATGATCGCGCGATGACTACGCTCGATCTTGCTGCGCTGCGGGATGAATTGAACGAACTGTCATGGGTTAAAGATGCGCGCGTATCGCGCAAACTGCCCGATACGCTGGTGATTGATATCGTCGAACGCGCGCCGCATGCCGTCCTGAAGAAGGCTGACCGGCTGGTGCTGATCGACGAAACCGGGGCCGAACTGGAACCTGTCCGCAAGGACCGCGCCAAGGGTATGCTGGTGCTGGAAGGCATGGGCGTGGGCCAGCGCGTGCAGGATCTGGGCCACCTGCTGGATGCGGCACCTGCATTGAAACCACAGGTCGCAGGCGCCGAATGGGTCGGCAACCGGCGCTGGAATCTGACCTTCAAAAGCGGGCAGGTGCTGGCTTTGCCCGAAGGCGATGAACGCTCTGCCGGAGCATTGTTGAGCTTTGCGCGGATGGATGGCGTAAATCGCCTGCTGGGCGGAAAGGTTGCTGCATTCGATATGCGCGCGCCCGACCGCATCTATATGCGCGTGCCCGGCCATGCCGAGGAAGTGGCCGAAGAAAAGCGCGCCGCCGAACAGACAAAGGCGGAAGCCAAAAAACTGGCCGCCGCCGCCAAACCGTCAGTGGAAGACTGA
- a CDS encoding YbjN domain-containing protein — protein sequence MRTSHDDNERDEAAPVDMIASLFEARGWPCEFVSDDEVTGEIQGSWANYQIRAIWRAEDHVLQILCLPDIRIADDKKGPVFELMALINEQVWIGHFDIWSNGSVLLYRHGLMLGDEGLLSLGQAQAAIEAAVDECDRFYPAFQFILWGDKSPSEALASALVDAAGEA from the coding sequence ATGCGGACCAGCCATGACGACAACGAGCGCGACGAGGCTGCGCCGGTCGACATGATTGCCTCTTTGTTCGAGGCGCGGGGCTGGCCTTGCGAATTCGTCTCTGACGATGAAGTGACCGGCGAAATTCAAGGGTCGTGGGCAAACTATCAGATCCGCGCGATCTGGCGGGCCGAAGATCACGTTCTGCAGATTCTGTGCCTGCCCGACATTCGCATTGCGGATGACAAGAAGGGTCCAGTGTTCGAACTGATGGCTCTTATCAACGAACAGGTCTGGATTGGGCACTTCGATATCTGGTCCAATGGTTCGGTGCTGCTCTATCGCCATGGGCTGATGCTGGGCGATGAAGGATTGCTCAGCCTTGGTCAGGCGCAGGCGGCGATCGAGGCGGCAGTGGATGAATGCGACCGCTTTTATCCGGCGTTTCAGTTCATCCTGTGGGGCGACAAAAGCCCGTCCGAAGCGCTTGCCAGCGCGTTGGTGGATGCCGCAGGCGAAGCCTGA
- a CDS encoding D-alanine--D-alanine ligase yields the protein MTIPKLHVAVLMGGWSSERPVSLMSGEGVAKALESKGHQVTRIDMDRDVALRLAEAMPDVVFNALHGTPGEDGSIQGLMDIMGLTYTHSGLATSVIAIDKELTKQTLVPHGIPMPGGRVVKTADLYKADPLPRPYVLKPVNEGSSVGVAIVMADGNYGNPISADSKGPWQEFDELLAEPFIRGRELTTAVIGDRALLVTELRPKSGFYDFDAKYTDGMTDHICPAEIPDDVTEACKQIALRAHQLLGCKGTSRSDFRWDDEQGTEGLFLLEVNTQPGMTPLSLVPEQARALGMDYADLVEAIIAEALQDGGKA from the coding sequence GTGACAATTCCGAAACTTCATGTCGCGGTGCTGATGGGCGGCTGGTCCAGCGAACGTCCGGTCAGTCTGATGTCGGGCGAAGGTGTGGCCAAGGCGCTGGAATCCAAAGGCCATCAGGTGACGCGGATCGACATGGACCGCGACGTGGCGCTCCGTCTGGCTGAGGCAATGCCCGATGTGGTGTTCAATGCGCTGCACGGAACGCCTGGAGAAGATGGTTCGATTCAGGGCCTGATGGACATCATGGGCCTTACTTATACGCATTCCGGCTTGGCGACGTCGGTGATCGCCATCGACAAGGAACTGACCAAGCAGACGCTTGTGCCGCATGGGATTCCCATGCCGGGCGGGCGCGTGGTGAAAACGGCGGACCTGTACAAAGCCGATCCCCTGCCGCGCCCTTATGTGCTCAAACCCGTAAATGAAGGTTCGTCGGTGGGCGTGGCTATTGTCATGGCTGATGGCAATTATGGCAACCCGATCAGCGCGGACAGCAAGGGGCCGTGGCAGGAATTTGACGAACTGCTGGCTGAACCGTTCATTCGTGGGCGTGAACTGACTACGGCGGTCATCGGGGACCGCGCGCTGCTCGTCACTGAACTGCGCCCGAAATCGGGTTTCTACGATTTCGACGCCAAATATACCGACGGGATGACCGACCACATCTGCCCGGCCGAAATTCCGGATGATGTGACCGAAGCGTGCAAGCAAATTGCCCTGCGTGCGCATCAGTTGCTGGGTTGCAAGGGCACTAGCCGTTCCGATTTCCGCTGGGATGACGAACAGGGGACCGAGGGCCTGTTCCTGCTGGAAGTGAACACGCAGCCGGGGATGACTCCGCTTAGCCTCGTGCCCGAGCAGGCGCGCGCGCTGGGCATGGATTACGCCGATCTGGTGGAAGCCATCATTGCCGAAGCGTTGCAGGATGGCGGAAAGGCCTGA
- a CDS encoding SPOR domain-containing protein — translation MTNRFTYAQGFPKSAALAVGLLLAAASPRAMAQADDDLDGPVTVSRPVVQSIAPSPSRDLNAALSRLAADPRNTTALFDAAEAALRMGDSDAAIGFLTRANEVQPGNARSRMLMGKAYLADENPVDAVRAFDDAERAGADTALMAADRGLAYDLVGDNGRAQRWYQVALAKGADDDVTRHYAMSLAISGDRRGAEALLAPLIQKQDRATWRTRTFVMAVTGGPDEAVAIAYASMPQELASGIAPYLRYMPRLTPAQQAAAANFGRFPRAADIGRDDPRVLQYAALNPRLPRAAEAGLIPVGAPLGLAKAKAVETASHEKRRRPGKGDEKIAIVKAISRPLPVSPSSASPLTPAPDALAAAAPVRSSPVPARVPASPRPTVLSVLDVPPGAVRPAFTAPGTSTPLPPSATPTAVVAPKPAPVPAKQAPVLPPAQMAAQTVAPPITPPAAVPVVSTAPSGFDLAKLGGSTEAATATTAVPALPSTQTLSVSTPSPSVSPPAAVAIAAAPPQPAVPAVLESAGASEKAADFSSLFKSFTPPPEEKQVQTAAVDITRLPPKTAPQPPRTDPRGERPDGPADVSRIATKEVEKPAAKDQRPAKAAKDAKDTKDAKAKKVTPSHPSRIWVQVLTGANKAVMHNEWNRLVKEAPAVLRGRKPYLSPWRSNFRLLTGPFESEAVAQEFIGKLRKSGVSSYQWTSPAGQAVDSLALK, via the coding sequence ATGACGAATCGTTTCACCTACGCGCAGGGTTTTCCTAAGTCCGCCGCGCTGGCCGTTGGATTACTTCTGGCGGCTGCATCGCCTCGCGCTATGGCGCAAGCCGATGATGATCTCGATGGACCGGTCACTGTATCGCGTCCGGTGGTGCAATCCATCGCGCCCAGTCCCAGCCGGGATTTGAATGCCGCGTTGTCCCGTCTTGCCGCTGATCCGCGCAATACCACGGCGCTGTTCGATGCTGCCGAAGCGGCACTGCGCATGGGTGACAGCGATGCCGCCATCGGTTTTCTTACCCGCGCCAATGAAGTGCAGCCCGGCAACGCGCGTTCGCGGATGCTGATGGGCAAGGCATATCTTGCAGACGAAAATCCTGTCGATGCAGTGCGCGCTTTTGATGACGCTGAACGGGCTGGAGCCGATACCGCCTTGATGGCGGCGGATCGTGGGCTGGCTTATGATCTGGTGGGCGACAATGGCCGGGCGCAGCGCTGGTATCAGGTGGCGCTGGCCAAGGGAGCCGATGATGATGTCACGCGCCACTATGCGATGAGCCTGGCAATTTCAGGGGATCGACGTGGGGCTGAGGCTCTGCTGGCCCCGTTGATCCAGAAGCAGGACCGCGCGACCTGGCGCACGCGCACATTCGTCATGGCGGTTACTGGCGGGCCGGATGAAGCGGTGGCCATCGCTTATGCTTCAATGCCGCAGGAGTTGGCATCAGGCATTGCGCCATACTTGCGCTACATGCCGCGGCTTACCCCTGCACAACAGGCCGCCGCTGCCAATTTTGGACGTTTCCCGCGCGCTGCCGATATCGGGCGTGATGATCCGCGCGTGCTGCAATATGCTGCGCTCAACCCGCGCCTTCCGCGCGCTGCTGAAGCCGGACTGATTCCGGTGGGCGCGCCGCTTGGTTTGGCGAAGGCTAAGGCCGTCGAAACTGCCAGCCATGAAAAACGCCGCCGTCCCGGCAAGGGTGATGAAAAGATTGCGATTGTGAAGGCCATTTCCCGGCCATTGCCTGTATCGCCATCGTCTGCTTCACCACTGACACCTGCGCCTGATGCGCTGGCCGCAGCAGCGCCAGTCAGGTCATCGCCTGTTCCAGCCCGAGTTCCGGCATCACCCCGCCCGACTGTCCTTTCCGTGCTGGATGTGCCGCCGGGGGCTGTTCGCCCGGCCTTCACCGCGCCGGGCACCTCAACACCGCTCCCCCCGTCGGCGACGCCTACTGCTGTCGTGGCGCCCAAGCCCGCCCCGGTTCCGGCCAAACAAGCGCCCGTTCTGCCACCTGCGCAGATGGCGGCACAAACGGTTGCCCCGCCGATCACTCCACCCGCAGCCGTGCCGGTCGTATCGACGGCGCCGTCTGGCTTTGATCTGGCAAAGCTGGGCGGATCGACCGAAGCCGCAACCGCGACGACCGCAGTTCCGGCCTTGCCCTCAACTCAGACGCTATCGGTATCGACGCCAAGCCCTTCGGTTTCTCCACCGGCTGCGGTTGCAATCGCAGCAGCGCCGCCTCAACCGGCTGTTCCTGCGGTGCTGGAAAGCGCTGGTGCGTCTGAAAAGGCTGCAGATTTTTCGTCCCTGTTCAAAAGCTTTACGCCACCGCCGGAAGAGAAGCAGGTGCAGACAGCGGCAGTGGACATTACTCGCCTGCCGCCAAAAACTGCGCCGCAACCCCCGCGTACTGACCCGCGAGGTGAGCGACCGGACGGTCCTGCCGACGTTTCGCGCATCGCTACGAAGGAAGTTGAAAAGCCTGCAGCGAAGGACCAGCGCCCTGCCAAAGCCGCAAAAGACGCCAAGGACACCAAGGACGCCAAGGCCAAAAAAGTTACGCCCAGCCATCCGAGCCGCATATGGGTGCAGGTGCTGACAGGCGCGAATAAGGCCGTGATGCACAACGAATGGAATCGCCTTGTTAAGGAAGCGCCCGCAGTGCTGCGGGGGCGCAAGCCTTACCTGTCGCCATGGCGCAGCAACTTCCGCCTGTTGACCGGCCCGTTCGAAAGTGAGGCTGTTGCGCAGGAATTCATTGGCAAGCTTCGCAAAAGTGGCGTTTCCAGTTATCAGTGGACCAGTCCTGCCGGACAGGCTGTGGACAGCCTTGCGCTGAAATAA